The genomic window GATGCGGACCGCTTCACCGGGCCCGGCGAACTGGTCTACTACCCGCGCCCCGCGGACGATTCCCATAAGGGCCAGAACGGCATACTGCTTGTCGTCTGCGGCGGGCCGTTCACCGGTGCTCCCGCGCTCGTCGGACTTGCCGCGCTCCGCGCGGGTTGCGACCTCGTCCGAATCGCGGTTCCTGAGAAGGCTTGGCAGGTGGTTGCGTCGTTCTCCCCTGCCCTCGTAGTGCGATCCCTGGAAGGGGACTTCCTCAACCCGGGGAATATCGACGACCTCTTGGAGATGGTCCGAGATGTTGACGCTGCGGTCATAGGACCAGGACTCGGACTGGAAGATGAGACCTTGGAGGCCGTCAGGGAGTTCGTTTCGAAGCTCGACATCCCGTTCGTCGTTGACGCGGACGGCATCACCGCTGTGGCCGGGGACCTGAGCACGATCAAAGGGAAGATGTGCATTGCCACCCCGCACTCAGCGGAACTCGAGAGGCTCTGCGGGAAGGAGCCTCCCAGAGACATGGATGAGAGAGCCCGATTCATCGATTCCTTCTCGAAGGAGAACGGGTTCACCGTGCTTTTCAAGGGGGCCGTGGACATAATCGCCGGAGAGGGGCGATTGAAGCTGAACAAGACTGGAAACGTGGCGATGACCGTCGGCGGGACGGGGGACGTCCTCGCAGGGATATGCGGTTCCCTTCTGGCCAGGAAGGTGGCGCCGTTCAACGCTGCGAGGATGGGTGCGTTCATGAGCGGTTCTGCCGGGGACCTGGCCTTCGAGAAGCTGAGCTACGGACTCACTCCCGAGGACATTGTCTCGGAGATACCCGAGGTTCTCAAGACCTTCCTGAAGACGTAGGTGGTCATTGTTGAGGCTTCAACCCGTTCCCGATGAAGCTGCACTGCTCTTCGACAGAACGATAGTCGTTGCAGACCTTCACATCGGCATCGAGTTCGGCTTCAGAGAGTCCGGGTTCGTGATCCCAAGCCAGACGGATCGGATGCTGGAGAGGCTGATCGATATTGCCGACCGCCACAAGGCGGAGAGGGCCGTCATAGTGGGCGACGTCAAGCACAAGATCAAGAGCGTCAGCCCGCAGGAGAGAGCGGAGATCCCTCCCTTCTTCGAGAGAGTTCTGGAAGTGGTCCCGGAAGTCCATCTTGTCCCCGGCAACCACGATGCCAACATCCTC from Candidatus Thermoplasmatota archaeon includes these protein-coding regions:
- a CDS encoding NAD(P)H-hydrate dehydratase yields the protein MIPFEEVKVLDMNAEHLGVPTSRLMENAGKGIADTLQEDFQIEGKKVVFICGTGNNGGDAFVAARMIDRKCTTTVVLAKPPEEVRSELSKKNLSKYNGDVVVGADPAASEIESADVIVDALLGIGVRGEIREPLRTFIDVINSSGKPVLSVDVPSGLGSDIAVRPTVTVTFHDTKIGMNEKNSGKIVKVDIGIPEDADRFTGPGELVYYPRPADDSHKGQNGILLVVCGGPFTGAPALVGLAALRAGCDLVRIAVPEKAWQVVASFSPALVVRSLEGDFLNPGNIDDLLEMVRDVDAAVIGPGLGLEDETLEAVREFVSKLDIPFVVDADGITAVAGDLSTIKGKMCIATPHSAELERLCGKEPPRDMDERARFIDSFSKENGFTVLFKGAVDIIAGEGRLKLNKTGNVAMTVGGTGDVLAGICGSLLARKVAPFNAARMGAFMSGSAGDLAFEKLSYGLTPEDIVSEIPEVLKTFLKT